From Pogoniulus pusillus isolate bPogPus1 unplaced genomic scaffold, bPogPus1.pri scaffold_63_arrow_ctg1, whole genome shotgun sequence, one genomic window encodes:
- the LOC135174404 gene encoding olfactory receptor 14A16-like — translation MSNSSSITEFLLLPFAGTQQLQLLHFCLFLATYLAALLGNSLIITAIAWHHHLHTPMYFFLLNLALLDLGTISSTVPMSLANSLRHTRVISYAGCASQVFFFLFLLAAEYFLLTIMAYDRYVAICRPLPYGTLLGSRACAHMAAAAWASAALYALLHTANTFSLPLCQGNDVHQFFCEILQILKLSCSTAYLREVWLIAVSACLAFGCFVFIVVSYVQIFRAVLRMPSQQGCHKAFATCLPHLAVLSLFISTGIFAYLKPPFISSKSLDLVLAVLYSVVPPAVNPLIYSLRNQELKAALSKLLPGCFQKQ, via the coding sequence ATgtccaacagcagctccatcactgagttcctcctcctgccattcgcaggcacacagcagctgcagctcctgcacttctgcctcttcctggccacctacctggctgccctcctgggcaacaGCCTCATCATCACCGCCATagcctggcaccaccacctgcacacccccatgtacttcttcctcctcaacctCGCCCTCCTTGACCTGGGCACCAtctccagcactgtgcccatgTCCCTGGCCAATTCCCTGAGACACACCAGGGTCATCTCCTATGCAGGTTGTGCTtcccaggtctttttctttctcttcttgctTGCTGCAGAGTATTTTCTCCTCACCATCATGGCCTACGACCGCTACgttgccatctgcagacccctgccctatggcaccctcctgggcagcagagcttgtgcccacatggcagcagctgcctgggcctctgcagctctctatgctctgctgcacacagccaacacattttccctgcccctctgccagggcaatgATGTGCACCAGTTCTTCTGTGAGATCCTCCAGATCCtcaagctctcctgctccacagcctaccTCAGGGAAGTTTGGCTCATTGCGGTCAGTGCCTGTTTAGCATTTGGCTGTTTTGTGTTCATTGTGGTGTCCTATGTGCAGAtcttcagggcagtgctgaggatgccctctcagcagggatgccacaaagcctttgccacctgcctccctcacctggctgtgctctccctCTTCATCAGCACTGGCATCTTTGCCTACCTGAAGCCTCCCTTCATCTCCTCCAAGTCCCTGGACCTGGTACTTGCAGTTCTGTACTCAgtggtgcctccagcagtgaACCCTCTCATTTACAGCCTGAGgaaccaggagctgaaggctgccctgagcaaactgctccctggatgctttcagaagcaataa
- the LOC135174403 gene encoding olfactory receptor 14A16-like — translation MSNSSSISHFLLLPFTGTQQLQLLHFCLFLATHLAALLGNSLIITTIAWHHHLHTPMYFFLLNLALLDLGTISTTVPKSMMNSLRDTTDISYAGCAAQVFFFLFFISAEFSLLTIMAYDRYVAICRPLHYGTLLGSRACAHMAAAAWACGVLNGLMHTANTFSLPLCQGNAVHQFFCEIPQILKLSCSNSLLRKVGLIMVTICLAFGCFVCIVVSYVQIFRAVLRMPSQQGRHKAFATCLPHLAVVSLFISTGIFAYLKPSSISSPSWNMVVSILYSLVPPAVNPLIYSLRNQELSNALSKLITGSYQQQ, via the coding sequence ATgtccaacagcagctccatcagccacttcctcctcctgccattcacaggcacacagcagctgcagctcctgcacttctgcctcttcctggccacccacctggctgccctcctgggcaacagcctcatcatcaccaccatagcctggcaccaccacctgcacacccccatgtacttcttcctcctcaacctCGCCCTCCTTGACCTGGGCACCATCTCAACCACTGTGCCCAAATCAATGATGAattccctgagggacaccacagACATCTCCtatgctggctgtgctgctcaggtgtttttctttctctttttcatttcaGCAGAGTTTTCTCTCCTCACCATCATGGCCTACGACCGCTACgttgccatctgcagacccctgcactatggcaccctcctgggcagcagagcttgtgcccacatggcagcagctgcctgggcctgtGGGGTTCTCAATGGTCTGATGCACACAGCCAATAcattttccctgcccctctgccagggcaatgcTGTGCACCAGTTCTTCTGTGAGATTCCCCAGATCCTCAAGCTCTCCTGCTCTAACTCCCTCCTCAGGAAAGTTGGGCTTATTATGGTCACTATCTGTCTAGCCTTTGGCTGTTTTGTGTGCATTGTGGTGTCCTATGTGCAGAtcttcagggcagtgctgaggatgccctctcagcagggacgccacaaagcctttgccacctgcctccctcacctGGCCGTGGTCTCCCTCTTCATCAGCACTGGCATCTTTGCCTACCTGAAGCCCtcttccatttcctctccttcctggaATATGGTTGTGTCTATTCTGTACTCactggtgcccccagcagtgAACCCTCTCATCTACAGCCTGAGGAACCAGGAGCTCAGCAATGCTCTAAGCAAATTGATTACTGGAAGCTACCAGCAGCAATAA